In the genome of Caenorhabditis elegans chromosome IV, the window agaaaatacatctatggaagtcgaccaaaaaactatatttttctacaaGTAGACtgcaaataaattttgaaaatttttatttgaacatttgagGAGGTTAGTCCTGTAGCGTCGCTCTAAATTTGTTTAAGGaacccaaatttttggaaaagttggcgattcaaaaaaattttaactaaaaattttgaaaactccgaaaaattgtgaattatttagttttaatatttaatcTTGTTGGATGGCTGAAAGTATAATaagacaaaaattttagaacgtGCATAAAATATAGCTTAAACCACGggaatttcgaaatattttgaaaagtataaatTTCATTGCGATTTACAAATTTATACTGTTTCATACTTTCCATatcaaaaatctataaattagTATGTTTAGTGACCAGATTTTAAAGAGATTCTTAGAAGATTCTCTGGTTGCAAATTTAATTATCTTGTCATCGCAACCGAATATCAAACTATTAATCATATCTTTAAggaaaccaaattttttggaaaaaatgtcaatttagtaaaatttcaactgaaacttttgaaaactccgaaaaattatGGGTTATTTAGTTTTAATGTGTAATCTGAAATAATGTGTATGCTggattgttgaaaataaaaagaaacaaaagttttagaaCGTATAGCTTAAACcaattggaatttcaaaacattttaaaaaatataacattcATTGCGATTTACAAATTTATACTGTTTCATACTTTCTATTTCAACACTCTGTAAACCTCGCTGAGCAGTAATCTTCattctttttatttctgtttaaactaaaatttttaaatacatataGCTGGAGTTAggaaataatatgaaaaaaatatttcaatgcGATTTAGAAACTTATACTGTTTCATACTTTCTATTTCAAACttcacaaatttcaatgaGCAGTGATTTTAATTCTATCAGAAATCTAGTAGACATATGTTGCCAAATTATTAGGGTGTTCGataagttttttcgttttttctcagttttgaatttttctcaaatattctTTTGTGATTACATAGTAGATAGTGAGCAAtgagaaatttataaataccagccagttccggcaatttccagACTGCACCATCTGCCTTCGAGTGGtcgagaagaaaaaattattttttcgatttttttggttttaggtTTGAATGGAAATGTTAGTGTTTCATGCAGTTGGAAAACTTTTGTATAACGCAGATTAAAAATATCAGGCAACGAAAAGCACTCCTTgatatcttaaaatttgaaaaagtagctAAAATtagttgcaaaaattgcaattttctcttCAGATTGGTATATCTTAGACTGCATGACAGATTACCAATTATGAATAACTACAGAAAtgttaaacatttcaaaataaacaaattatatgttgacaactttttggtatCTTTTACCGTTTAAAGGTTACGAAGCCTGCCAACTCGAACTTTTCAGAGTTCTTAAAATTGGAcgtttgtctgaaaatctcgatttctagcaaatctatcaaaaagtttataactacaaaaataataatcaattatttttacacatttttaaagttggtCATTTTATATAAACTTTGATGACATCAGAGTTATCGCCCCTACAAAAGAAAcaccgaaaattttgataatttaatggaaaaaattcaattgaaaacagaggaaaaaatattttctatggAACATAATTAAAATGCTTGTATTATggaaatatcataaaaatcaaaaaaaaaacacaatttcctTACAAGATATCCATTCTTCAACGAATTTCgttcatttttccataaaattatcaaaattttagatttttctctaGAAGGGGCGATAACTCTGTTGTTATCAAAGATATCTTAAAATGaccaactacaaaaatgtgtaaaaataattggtgattgtttttgttgttatgaactttttgatagatttgctAGAAATCAAGATATTCAGACAAACGTCCAATTTTAAGAACTCTGAAAAGTTCGAGTTGGCAGGCTTCTCCGATGTGTAACTTTTAAACGGTAAAAGATACCAACATATAATTTGTTCATTTAGAAATGcttaacatttttgtagttattCATAAATAGAGATGAGAAATAGAGAAGAAAATAGATGTCACGCAGTCCAAGATATACCCCTCTGAAggaaaaagtgtattttttgcGACTAATTTTcgctacttttttcaaattttaagatatcAAGGAATGCTTTTCGTTGGCTGATATTTTTAATCTGCGTTatactaaaattttccaactgcATGGAACACTAACATTTCCATTCAAACCTAAAACCaaacaaatcgaaaaattattttttcttctcgaCCACTCGAAGGCAGATGGTGCAGTCTGGAGGTTGCCGAAACTGGCtggtatttataaatttttcattactcACTAACTACTatgaaatcacaaaaaaatatttgagaaaaattcaaaactgagaaaaaacgaaaagacTTATCGAACACCCTAATAAATCCTGACAAATTGaatatcgcaaaaaaaaatcaaatttcaaagtattcttcatatattttccaaataaaataagTATTTATATCAGAAATGAGATGCAATGTgtgtgagagagagagagagaaaatgttCGTTTAAATGGTTCCAGAGCCTTCTAGATCATTGATATCCACGTGGAAGTGGACGAGATCGGTACGAGCATAGAATTCCTCATCAGTTCCGTAGGGTTGAGTGGTTGATGGTTGTTGGGATGGAGTTGGTGAGGATGTGCTCATTGGAGATGcagttgttgttgttgttgaaacAGCTTGTCTTTTTTGACGGACTGGCTGAAACGGTAATTTTGTGAttagttgaattttcagccaaaagaGCTTCCCCAACTTACCATACTAGTAGATGATCCTTGATTCATTGGAATAGTGGAAGCTTGTGCTCCATTTCCAGTTGGCGTCATGGATGAAGCCGAGGAAGAAGCCGAGGAGGCAGGCGGAGTTGAAGAACGGGATGACACAAGATATCCTGGCAGAGCCGAGTTGATTGCAGACTTCAGGCTTTGAGCCATTTGTGAGTTCACGTCGGTGACTGAATGTTTACATATCATAATCAAAACTCAAAGCACAAGCATTTTTGCAGCAGCTGCGGGTTTGTTAGTTTGGTCTCAGCGAGTAGGTTGcagggatttttaaaaatcaaactacTCTGTTGGTTGGTTTTAGGGCATTTTCCCTATCAGTATTGCACCTCTAGTTCTACTTTGACTCCTTATATCTCGCTTCCCGTTTGTCctactcaaaaattgtgaactaacaaaatttttgttgaatcttTTTCTATCGATTTGTAGTTGATTATTGTTTGATATCTCTCAAATGAACAGAGTTATGACCTTTCAAAGTTAAGACAATTCTCAACTCACAATTATCAATTGCTCCGAGACCTTCCAAAGAGTTGTTAGAATAAGTGAGACTAAGATTATGAAGATATTGAATATTGTCGTAGTTGAGACCAACTACCGGTGCCGATTGAATATTAGCGAACAATGCGAACACGATGAATCCCAACATTTTATGATGAGAAGAGTTAGCTACTCTATGGTACAACGACTCCGGTGGGGCTCTTTTTATACGGCGGGGACTTCTTTCgtacttttttgtttgttgtCACCTCGGAATTTCAATGTGTGCCAACTTGTAAGTACTACACACCAGCACCTCCTCCCGTCTCTTAGAGGTGATGGTGAGCAAAAACCGAtgtcaacaaaaatttttgggaattttttttttcttcttcgtttTGGAGCAAGAGTGCACAAAGTTTGTATGTAGCATACGGTTTGCAAACCATTCCGCGTGAAGCCTGTACGTGTTTGAAAGAAGAATGAAAGGGTAAGAATCAATTggaatgaaaaaaaggttacttgatcaattgttttttgttggaaattggaagaaaaaagtattgaattTCCATGTTTGATGCTCAAACAATCTGTGCTTAAAATAGATATTTAGTGAAACATGTAGAAACATCACATTTCGCATGTTATTTGCTACGTGGCcgtgaaaatgagaaaattaggCCACCAGTTATTTTTCAGGCCGTCATGTCACACAGTGAAAGGCTGATTTGAAGGaacaatttcttaaaattcaacgagttgattgttttgaacctgtaagaaaaaagttatacaCAACcagaaacagtattttttttgccaaaaatatgatttcttttttggtttttcaggtcataaagacaaaaaaatgaagatttttttttgctttttcaagaaattattttaatttttctttttttttcggtacaAAATCCagtaaattatatatttttaggtttttttgccaaaaatgaagtttttttttgtttttttggacgaaaaagacaaaaacaaatgttttctgACATGGGAACATTAGAAGCCAgaatgcgattttttttttggtattttgaagaaatcaaacaaaaaaattttgaagaacttttttttttatctagttttttgttttgggtCTAAATTCCaaactaaaaattcttttattttttttgacagcCCTGAAACCTCTCAAAAAccttaattttcgaaaataaccaaaaactaattttacaAAAGACTTTCTTCGCGGCGAAACCCATCCGATAAGttccatgcgcctttaattttcagcaaattgcaTAATATCCACGCAGCAGTCTTGTTTTCCTTTTAAACACTCAAAAATGAATGCACACAGCACCCAATCACATATCGTATCACGtagtgccaggctgtcccggttcgatctacaaaaaacgcgggaattttttgcccaaaaatatgtgacgtcagcacgtgtTCTTATctatacgaaatcagttgagaagtctgtgtctcttctcccgcattttttgtagatctacgtagatcaagccgaaatgaaatttctgcaataaaaaactcttcgcggcgagacccatccgaTAAGTTCCATGCgcctttatttttcagaaaattgcatAATATCCACGTTGCACGTTAAAGGAACATACTATCTTCCTCggtgggtctcgtcacgattcTTGTAATTTTGGATAATGATCATGATGTTCTTAGCTTGTGAGGACTGTAACTTTGAGCTCCGCAAACTATAATAACTTGCTCCTATGCTCATATTTCAAAGCTCGAGAGCTCAAAGAATTCCACTCTATGAACCCAAGCTCACGTGCCACAAGGATGTTACATTCTGATATTTGGTCTGTAAATTCTCAAACatcctagaaaaaattttttttcgcgtttttttgtGTCTGGCTGGCTTCTGACGTGTTCGCGTTCAAATATGTATTGTGTCAAACACTCAAACACAAGAAATATGCCGTTTACACACACAGAGAGGGCTCGGTCAATACAAGCAAAATATAAGTAAAATTCGACGTAAATTTCCGAGTTTTGGTCTTCTACTCTGTAAATTtgccatttcattttttttcctctttcaaTAAATTGCGGGGGTGAAGACAGGTgtcaaacaaaaatgaattccatttttcaaacaagttGTGCACTGCAACCAGTTAATGTAATCGGTCATTGGTCCAAACACTCATgaaagcaaataaaaaattccgatttgaTGATCATAGATTCCGAATTTCTAAGGCATGCTTGCCCAAAGTTCACATTCCTCGGATCAACCAAACCACAGAAatatttcggaatttttcgtgaaaagtCACGTGAAATCCAGCgacttttttgcaaagtgtTCCTTTCaccatttctcaaaaaatgaactCTACAGCGAACTCGGGACTGCAAACTGTTGTCCGTGGAGAAGGGtatttgtatgtttttcgatttttaaattcaggtATTAGTTGGTTCCTTTTAGGCTGGCCCATTTGTTCTTCGTGGTTCCAGTCATTGTGCTCCAGGTTCAGTACATCATGAGTGTTATCCGGCGGAGAAGACTGAAGAAGCAATTCCGAGCGGTTATCAGGAATAATGATCGATCTCCAGCCAATCCAGATGGCATTAGTGATAAATctgattaatttttgttttttttttccgataaattattttttaatttgcattCGTTTTTTAATAGTCTTTTAAATCTTGATTAATTCAGAATAACTGTTTaatcttttttaattgaaatattgacaaaattataaatttccggcaatccaGATGGAATCAGTGGAAAATTCGCTTAACTTCGtttatcaaagaaaaatcttgaattttgtttcagttctttaaatttttcatgtttttcatgtcaaacataaattttcattcGGCTAATGAATGctaaaaaagtcaatttcatTATATTGTTGGAGAAAACGCGActtttaatgtattttcatattaaaagaACCGAtcgaaagttgtgaaaaacttattaaaagaagaaatggaaagaaaaaagctaaataacaatgaaatttcatttatactctcaatttttaatcaaaattctgaaaattttacttatttctcactgaaaactctgaaaacactgaaaaattgccgaaattctgtcgaaaaatgtgtgaaattgTAAAACATAAACAGGGcgcgcaacgacactccgctccAATCacgggtctcgcaacgaaaaagtgtgcgcctttgaatGAATTGAGGGAATATTTCTACtagcctaaaatttttttcacgttttttacCGTAAAGTAGCGtgtttttgccggtttttccgttgtttttgataaattataattaaaattttgatttttaacgtTATTTTTGCAGGGTACATCTTAATCTACTCATAAATCAtggtaagttttgaaatattcatatttttaacttgaaaactaatatttaaattttttagggtATTGATATCAACCACAAGCACGATCGCGTCGCCCGCAGAACGGCACCAAAGAGTGAGAACCCTTACCTCCGTCTTCTGTCCAAGGTAACACTTAGTTTTTGTTGctctgtttaaaaattaattttaagctCTACGCTTTCCTCGCTAGACGCACTGGAGAGAAGTTCAACGCCATCGTCTTGAAGAGACTCCGCATGTCCCGTCGTAACCGTCAGCCACTCTCGCTCGCCAAGCTTGCCCGCGCCGTCCAGAAGGCTGGAAACGAGAACAAGACTGTTGTCACCCTCTCGACTGTCACCGATGATGCCCGTCTCTACACTGTCCCAAAGATCTCCGTAAGCATTTCTTTTACcgttaaaattgtaaaaattattcttgGTTTTTATGAAACCAGTTTAGTACTGAAATAATACGAAAACATCGGAGTAACTCcggaattcttcaaaattcgtctcattttcaattaatttaatttaggTCGCCGCTCTTCACGTCACCGAAGGAGCCCGCGCCAGAATCCTTGCTGCCGGAGGAGAAATCATCACCCTCGACCAGCTCGCCCTCAAGTCGCCAAAGGGAGAAAACACCGTCTTCCTCCAggtatttcacaatttttctattatctttatttatttttgtacattttcagGGACCACGATCTGCTCGTGAAGCCGAGAAGCACTTCGGACCAGCTCCAGGAGTCCCACACTCCCACACCAAGCCATACGTCAGATCAAAGGGACGCAAGTTCGAGCGCGCCCGCGGACGCAGAGCTTCCAGAGCCTACAAGAACTAAgttgttgttattttgttCCCATGATTGTTTTCGAATCATGCCGAATAAAAATGTGTcaatatttaatgtttttgtgtTGAATGGATTTGATTGATATCAGGTGTTTCAAACCTTGCAGataatggaaaaatgttacttattttgaaaagggTTAAGTGGTGGCGGAACTTTTGGTCTTCATATATTGGAAGGAAGGAACAATAACGATACACTTATCGCCGACCTTCGAGATTGAAAAAGTTGTCTCCTTACATGGTTTCAATGTTCATTGCGCTTAGAAAACGTCGAAATATTCCGATTCCCAGCCTTTTGCCGTTCTTTTTGGCCTCCTAACAAAACGGCAGACAATGGTTGCCATCTGCATAAAAATAGGAGAgcgagagagaaaaagagtgcACATCATGTTGTTGGCGTATACGTGGAAAACGCGTGTATCGTCTCACCAGTGCAACAAATCCCCCATTTTTGGTCTTtttgcaattcaattttcaaatatttgttctaATCTGTTGCTGCTGCAGCAAAAGCTCGTAACTGTTCTCACTCCTCgtaaaactatgaaatttcCACGAGTTATTACTTTTCAGAGCATGGGTTTGAGCCGATACTTAAGCAGGCGTCATCACTGGGTAATACAATATTGCGGGCTTCTTCTATttctttatttaatttattcctACGTTGCCACCTCGAATGACGGACCAAATTTACATGAGGATATTCCAGTTTTTCAGGGTCgtaagttgaaaattgccgctcgaagtctgaaatttagtataaaaatatttcagagggAAAAGATCGTGCAAATCCCAATCCACCAGCAGCTCTAGGTGATGAAGCCCTTGatccttttgaaaaatatcgcggtcatgagaaaattgtaagaattttaagattaaaaaaccCTTAAATAATGAATTTAATATCAGAAATGGGAAGACGAAGCTGCTTACGAGAAGGAAAAACGTCGAGAAGGCCCAGGAGAATGGGGAAAACCAGTGAAACTTCCAGAAGATAAGGAAGTTGAGAAAGAAGCGGtaaatttcgttaaaaattgagttttttccctgaaatccagacatttttcagctttcccTGTACAAAGCCAACGGCTACAATGCCTACATCTCAGATATGATCTCATTGAATCGATCTATAAAAGATATTCGTCATAAAGAATGCAAAAATATGATGTATTCTGCCAAACTTCCCACTGTTTCCGTCATTTTTCCATTCCACGAAGaagtaaatttatttttcatttataaggtttttttgacaaaaaacaattaaatttttgaatttcagcacAACTCAACACTTCTTCGATCTGTGTATTCTGTCATCAATAGATCACCCCCTGAACTTTTGAAAGAAATCATTTTGGTCGATGATTTCAGTGAGAAGCCGGCTCTTCGACAGCCgttggaagattttttgaaaaagaataagATTGATCATATTGTCAAGGTTTTACGGACGAAGTGAGCGCAAATTTatatgaatttaaatttgcaaGAAGCAGCACCGCACAGAAATAGAGGCGGGGTGTAGTTttgcaaccctgcggcacggtttttccTGCTTTTGCTttattgtagattttttgcaaaaaatccgattttactctttttttgcctgaaaatgatATTCTCATAAGTGGTGAGGGTATTTTATGCCTCACAATTTTatgagaaacattttcatttgaaaaaatgagtatATAACaagtaaaatcgaaaatttctttttaaaaaaccagcagaagaaaaggaaaaaccGTGCCACAGAGTTGCAAAATTACGCTCCGCCTCGTTTTCTGTGCAGTGCTGATTTCTGCAGAATAAATGGAGGGGCCAAAAAATGCAGTTTCGCAACCGCCGCACGCTTTTTGTGCAACATTGGCGCGTTtcttttttcgctaaaaacgcgaaaaattgCGACATTTACATTTCCGCCCACTGAAAACATTTCCCTCCTGTTTTGTCGAGGCCTCGAAATTTATATGAATTTAAAgctaaatataattttttcagaaaacgcgAAGGTCTGATTCGTGGTCGCCAACTTGGAGCACAAGATGCCACCGGTGAAATCTTAATCTTCCTTGATGCTCACTCAGAAGCCAACTATAACTGGCTTCCACCACTTTTGGATCCAATTGCAGAAGACTATCGAACTGTAGTCTGTCCATTTGTAGATGTGATCGATTGTGAAACTTATGAGGTCCGGCCACAAGATGAAGGGGCACGTGGATCATTTGATTGGGCATTCAACTACAAACGACTTCCCCTGACGAAAAAAGATCGCGAAAGCCCAACAAAACCATTCAATTCACCAGTGATGGCTGGTGGTTACTTTGCAATTTCTGCCAAATGGTTCTGGGAACTTGGAGGATACGATGAGGGGCTGGATATTTGGGGTGGAGAGCAATATGAGTTGAGCTTCAAGGTTTGGCAGTGTCATGGACGGATGGTTGATGCTCCGTGCTCTCGTGTTGCTCACATCTACAGATGCAAGTATGCTCCATTCAAGAACGCTGGAATGGGAGATTTTGTGTCGAGGAATTATAAACGAGTTGCCGAAGTTTGGATGGATGATTATAAGGAGACACTTTACAAACATCGCCCCGGAGTTGGAAACGCAGATGCCGGAGATTTGAAGCTTATGAAAGGAATCAGAGAGAAGCTTCAGTGCAAATCATTTGATTGGTTCATGAAAGAAATCGCATTTGATCAGGACAAATACTATCCAGCAGTCGAACCGAAAGCTTCTGCCGAAGGAGAAATTAGAAATGTCGGCACAAACTTTTGTATTGATACTCAATTCAAAGAACAAAATCAACGATTCGGACTTCGAAAATGCACATCTGATGATAAGGATGGTGGCGGGGAGCAGGATTTGAGATTGACGAGATGGCATGATATCCGACCGAAGGGACGGAAAATCTGCTTTGATTGCTCAACGAGTGTCGATAAGGCTCCTGTTATTCTTTTTGATTGGTAAGGGGAACATCTCTGAAATTATGATTATTATTGGCCAATTCCATCGTTGGGCCTCGTTAGGTATGTGGCGGGAAaaccggaaattcaaatgttttcacaattttcgtgCTGTTTATTACATTGCCAAATACTCAACGAGACCTATCTATGAGGGGCGGAACGTATTCCATTCACCGTGGAGCgcattttcagcagaaaaaaactatttttccgcGTCTCCATAATAACAATAATTTCAGTCACTCAATGAAAGGAAACCAACTGTTCAAATACCGGGTGGCTCAGAAGCAAATCTACCATCCAATTTCCGGTCAATGTCTGACGGCAGACGAGAATGGCAAAGGATTTTTGCACATGAAAAAGTGTGATAGTTCATCTGATCTCCAAAAATGGGCATGGCAAACTGTGGATAACGAACTGCTCGAAACACGGCAAGCCAACGAGGCGAAAGAGCAGGAATGAAGATTGTACAAATATATGATagtttttattgcatttttaattattttaatttaatcatTTTAACCTAGAAATCACGGGGATACCTTTCAAAAAGCTGTTTTCACTTTCCAAAGAGTCGAAGTATTAcatttggttgtttttttcttgcatttttccgatgaaaattttaaaaaaaaataatatttatgtacTCAAAATATAAGGAATGTGTAAAtatcaaatattcaaatttcgccATGAAACAGATCTCCAATGTCTCGTCCCAGCTTCAGAACTGTTGTATTTTGAAGGTTACACAGGATGGCCACACAAACACCGGAAGATGTATTTACAAGAAGCACTGAAGAAGCTCCGACAGCTGCTCCGGTGTGGTAGAAGAATGAAGAGTTGGAGCTGAAATTATTACGAATTAATATAGAAATGCAATTTCGGAAGTGCTTACATATTTCCATCAATTGATTTCAGATCTTTTCCGTCCACTAGAAACCATCCGAGGCCTGTCGAAGTTTTCGAGTCAACTGGGACTTGCTTTTCCAGGAATTTTCGAATAGTTTCTCGTTGTAGCAGACAATTCTTGGAATCCGACAGAATACTGTGAAGGATGGCGTTGGCGATGATCAGAAGATCGGTGGTGTTGGAGATGATTCCACCGCCGGCGAATTTGTTGGAGCAGTCAACTTCCGGACAGTTTTCCAGaatgtttttcgaatttcgctGGTAGTAGCtgaagttttaaataattttggtttaaagaatcatttaaaattttaaaaaccttacCTAGCCCTTCCCGgaacaattttctcttttgTATCCAGTTGTGTATTTCTCATTCCTAGAtccgaaaataattgatttgcAAGCTGTCTATATGTTTttcctgaacatttttcaagaacaGCACCGGCAAGTGTCAATCCGTATGTGGTGTAGGAGAATTTGGAGCCAGGTTTTTCCACAAGGtcgtcatttttgaaaatggcaaGGGCGTCGAGCGAGGAATTGTATGGCTTGTTCGAGAGAAATTCGGGGGTTTCTGTGTTGTTGTTGGATGGATCTTCGTGTGtttcggattttttctgaaaaaaatacttattttttaatagtatGTGGTTAAggaatttgaaatgaattccaaaatattaaaattcaatgaaagttACCGTACTTTCTAAAGGCACATTGGTGAAAAAGCACAAATGCTCAaattcgcttcgagacccgcTAGGGTTCAAAATACTGTGCGCCTTTACTACagtatgttttttgttttttttttctaatttttattattatttttatgaatttttaatgttttgcgCGAATTCaaggatttttttattggGTTTTGTATagaaaataatctaaaaactagtaattaatataattttctcatcaaacaactgtttctattgattttttctaagttttccatcgatttttatttatttatcagtgtTCTCTGCTAAACTCGCCAGCTAAAGCATCAAAAACCTTGGCCTTGGCCGAAAAACTTCTCGGCCATGAACATGTGATGGTGTCTTGTGTGCGCCCACTACTTCTccattcttctttttgttATCGCCGAGAAAAGTGATCTCTGCTTTaattctaaatgtttttttctggaattcccTATTTTTATGCACAAAAATATTGCCTTTCGTTGCTAAAAATCCATGATTTAACGTATTTCTacttttatattaattttattttttaaatataataaattaattccAGACAAATCACAGAAATGTCGCTTCAAATCAGTTCAGCCGCGAAAACACTCCTGCACAAGTTTGCGTTGCCAGCGGCAACTTCAGTTGCTCAGTATCACGAGAAGGTAggttttaaatcattttcaggcgttaaaaaatcaataaattacaCATTATTTTCAGGTTATCGATCACTACGAGAACCCGCGAAATGTCGGATCACTTGACAAGAACGATCCAAGCGTCGGAACAGGAATCGTCGGCGCTCCAGCTTGTGGAGATGTCATGAAATTGCAGATTCGAGTgagttttttcacattttccggggaaaaaattattatattttaaagctaaaaacaTTTCCAGGTCGACGATAACGGAAAAATCATCGAAgccaaattcaaaacattcgGATGTGGAAGTGCAATTGCCTCATCTTCCCTGGCAACCGAATGGATTAACGGAAAAACTATCGATTACGcgtcgaaaattaaaaatgacgAAATTGCCAAAGAATTGTGTCTTCCACCAGTCAAACTTCACTGTTCAAGTGAGcttttttccctatttttctcgatttttttcgcaactaaaaatgtttcagtgcTCGCCCAAGACGCCATTCA includes:
- the lact-9 gene encoding Beta-lactamase-related domain-containing protein (Confirmed by transcript evidence); its protein translation is MRNTQLDTKEKIVPGRASYYQRNSKNILENCPEVDCSNKFAGGGIISNTTDLLIIANAILHSILSDSKNCLLQRETIRKFLEKQVPVDSKTSTGLGWFLVDGKDLKSIDGNISNSSFFYHTGAAVGASSVLLVNTSSGVCVAILCNLQNTTVLKLGRDIGDLFHGEI
- the lact-9 gene encoding Beta-lactamase-related domain-containing protein (Confirmed by transcript evidence), which translates into the protein MSWYTSCPKMLLGATAVAVPLGATVFRRESEKSENLLKIKKAKELVETTMAIQGIPGLSIAVSLDGKMVWKSGFGYANLESFAKCTGDSVMRIASISKPITATLAAQCVENGTLDLDEDIRKYLPEFPAKKFKNEDVKITMRQLLSHSAGIRHYATEKKKSETHEDPSNNNTETPEFLSNKPYNSSLDALAIFKNDDLVEKPGSKFSYTTYGLTLAGAVLEKCSGKTYRQLANQLFSDLGMRNTQLDTKEKIVPGRASYYQRNSKNILENCPEVDCSNKFAGGGIISNTTDLLIIANAILHSILSDSKNCLLQRETIRKFLEKQVPVDSKTSTGLGWFLVDGKDLKSIDGNISNSSFFYHTGAAVGASSVLLVNTSSGVCVAILCNLQNTTVLKLGRDIGDLFHGEI
- the iscu-1 gene encoding NIF system FeS cluster assembly NifU N-terminal domain-containing protein (Confirmed by transcript evidence), translating into MSLQISSAAKTLLHKFALPAATSVAQYHEKVIDHYENPRNVGSLDKNDPSVGTGIVGAPACGDVMKLQIRVDDNGKIIEAKFKTFGCGSAIASSSLATEWINGKTIDYASKIKNDEIAKELCLPPVKLHCSMLAQDAIQAALKDYQKKQTKKA